A genomic region of Enterobacter hormaechei ATCC 49162 contains the following coding sequences:
- the tsaD gene encoding tRNA (adenosine(37)-N6)-threonylcarbamoyltransferase complex transferase subunit TsaD, producing MRVLGIETSCDETGIAIYDDEKGLLANQLYSQVKLHADYGGVVPELASRDHVRKTVPLIQAALKEAGLSSTDIDAVAYTAGPGLVGALLVGATVGRSLAFAWDVPAIPVHHMEGHLLAPMLEDNPPAFPFVALLVSGGHTQLISVTGIGKYELLGESIDDAAGEAFDKTAKLLGLDYPGGPMLSKMAAQGTEGRFVFPRPMTDRPGLDFSFSGLKTFAANTIRNNDDSEQTRADIARAFEDAVVDTLMIKCKRALDQTGFKRLVMAGGVSANRTLRAKLAEMMQKRRGEVFYARPEFCTDNGAMIAYAGMVRLNAGATADLSVSVRPRWPLAELPEA from the coding sequence ATGCGTGTACTGGGTATTGAAACATCCTGCGATGAAACCGGCATCGCCATTTACGACGACGAAAAAGGGCTTCTGGCCAACCAACTGTATAGTCAGGTGAAATTGCACGCTGACTACGGCGGCGTCGTGCCTGAACTGGCCTCTCGTGACCACGTGCGCAAAACGGTTCCCCTGATTCAGGCGGCGCTGAAAGAGGCCGGGTTAAGCTCAACCGATATTGACGCCGTGGCCTATACCGCAGGTCCGGGTCTGGTCGGCGCGCTGCTGGTCGGCGCAACGGTCGGCCGTTCTCTGGCCTTCGCGTGGGATGTGCCGGCGATTCCGGTTCACCATATGGAAGGGCATCTTCTGGCGCCGATGCTGGAAGACAATCCGCCTGCGTTCCCGTTTGTGGCGCTGCTGGTCTCCGGCGGTCATACGCAGTTGATTAGCGTCACGGGCATTGGCAAGTACGAGTTGCTGGGCGAGTCGATCGACGATGCCGCCGGTGAAGCCTTCGACAAAACCGCCAAGCTGCTGGGTCTGGATTACCCGGGCGGCCCGATGCTGTCGAAAATGGCCGCGCAGGGTACGGAAGGGCGCTTTGTCTTCCCGCGCCCAATGACTGACCGTCCGGGGCTGGATTTCAGCTTCTCCGGGCTGAAAACCTTCGCGGCGAATACCATCCGCAATAACGATGACAGTGAGCAGACGCGTGCCGATATCGCCCGCGCGTTTGAAGACGCGGTGGTGGATACGCTGATGATCAAGTGCAAGCGCGCGCTGGATCAGACCGGCTTTAAGCGCCTGGTGATGGCGGGCGGCGTCAGCGCCAACCGTACGCTGCGCGCGAAACTCGCGGAGATGATGCAAAAGCGCCGCGGGGAAGTGTTCTACGCGCGTCCGGAATTTTGTACCGATAACGGGGCGATGATCGCCTATGCCGGGATGGTACGCCTGAACGCTGGCGCAACGGCTGACCTGAGCGTGTCCGTACGTCCACGCTGGCCGCTGGCGGAACTGCCGGAGGCATAA
- the mug gene encoding G/U mismatch-specific DNA glycosylase, protein MINDILAPGLRVVFCGINPGKSSAHTGFHFAHPGNRFWKVIYQAGFTDRLLKPEEEQHLLDTRCGITMLVERPTVQASEVNLHELRSGGRELVKKIEDYQPAALAILGKQAYEQAFSQRGAKWGKQNITIGVTQVWVLPNPSGLNRATLDKLVEAYRELDEALMVRGL, encoded by the coding sequence ATGATCAACGATATTCTGGCCCCTGGCCTCCGGGTGGTGTTCTGCGGTATCAATCCTGGCAAGTCATCGGCGCACACCGGTTTTCACTTTGCTCATCCGGGGAATCGCTTCTGGAAGGTGATCTATCAGGCCGGGTTCACCGACAGATTACTCAAACCGGAAGAGGAGCAGCATCTGCTGGATACGCGCTGCGGTATTACCATGCTGGTCGAGCGGCCTACGGTGCAGGCAAGTGAGGTCAACCTGCATGAACTGCGAAGCGGTGGGCGAGAGCTGGTTAAGAAGATTGAAGACTACCAGCCAGCCGCGCTGGCTATTCTCGGCAAGCAGGCCTACGAACAGGCGTTCAGCCAGCGCGGGGCTAAATGGGGTAAGCAGAACATTACTATCGGCGTAACGCAGGTCTGGGTGCTGCCCAACCCGAGCGGGCTGAACAGGGCGACGCTGGATAAGCTGGTGGAGGCGTATCGGGAACTGGATGAGGCGCTGATGGTGAGGGGGCTTTAG
- a CDS encoding serine protease, which produces MTELNKRYGFDRYLRIALPKEKSQDKTYINHIITELEQNQNVELVYPEAEPVSLDVTALASSLKSSVNGNLTAAAAPDFRNKQDYLKAPDVKRTGYYMGGVNRESVDHYAGSAGEGVTIISTEIYPWNSNHINLPPISLSSGKTTYIDKQDHDTASVGIMAAKDIGTGIRGISWKSRLGYSASAHNNLYNLIPQLNAGDVVQIGIHVAGGYPAGCTKDCWIAMESEPAYYDVIKALTDKGIYVIEAAGNGNVNLDSPGFRGAFDVNVRDSGAILAGAFCAKDGKKASFSTYGSRVTSAAWGCWDVVTTGYGDLYKNAGANDFYTSTFGGTSSANPIIAGVVASLSGIAKANGITVTPRQMRQILAETGTPLANGDSAKVGTQPDMERAVARILALKDGGTPAAPAPTAVAGADHTMVSPTTGVSTYPLDGSKSLNAKSYNWSVTKGAETFSLEATLNGTLVKSVDSAHAYAVIPANSEGEATFTLTTTGADGRTATDSMTINVSKPAVPATDDTPAKDDTPTTDDTPATDDTPVNPAAPAYKAKIAYPIQCTKVSYNGKVWFNQWYVNPGQETPGTGGQWGAWREQGAANNSCK; this is translated from the coding sequence TTGACGGAACTCAATAAGCGCTATGGCTTCGACCGCTATCTGCGCATCGCGTTACCGAAAGAGAAAAGCCAGGATAAAACATATATTAACCATATTATTACAGAGCTGGAGCAGAATCAGAACGTCGAGCTGGTTTATCCGGAGGCCGAACCGGTATCGTTGGATGTCACGGCTCTTGCGTCGTCGTTGAAGTCTTCGGTGAATGGAAATTTAACGGCTGCCGCAGCGCCGGATTTCCGCAATAAGCAGGATTATCTCAAAGCTCCGGATGTTAAACGCACCGGTTATTATATGGGTGGCGTTAACCGCGAGAGCGTCGATCACTATGCAGGCAGTGCGGGTGAGGGGGTGACGATTATTTCAACGGAGATTTATCCCTGGAACAGCAACCATATCAACTTACCGCCGATAAGCCTCAGTTCAGGAAAGACGACTTATATTGATAAGCAGGATCATGACACCGCCTCAGTCGGGATTATGGCGGCGAAAGATATTGGCACCGGTATTCGGGGGATCAGCTGGAAAAGCCGACTGGGGTATTCTGCCTCAGCGCATAATAACCTCTATAATTTAATTCCGCAGCTAAACGCTGGCGATGTGGTGCAGATCGGGATTCACGTAGCGGGCGGTTATCCCGCAGGTTGTACGAAGGATTGCTGGATCGCAATGGAGTCTGAGCCTGCCTATTACGATGTGATTAAAGCGCTGACGGATAAAGGCATTTACGTTATTGAGGCGGCAGGTAACGGGAATGTCAACCTGGACAGCCCGGGGTTCCGGGGGGCGTTTGATGTCAATGTGCGGGACTCCGGGGCTATCCTGGCCGGGGCGTTTTGTGCAAAAGACGGTAAAAAAGCGTCGTTCAGCACCTATGGCTCGCGCGTCACCAGCGCTGCATGGGGCTGCTGGGATGTGGTGACCACAGGGTATGGCGATCTTTATAAAAATGCGGGCGCTAACGATTTTTATACCTCGACGTTTGGGGGAACCTCTTCCGCGAACCCGATTATTGCGGGTGTGGTAGCAAGCCTGTCAGGTATCGCCAAAGCCAACGGTATTACCGTGACGCCGCGTCAGATGCGTCAGATCCTGGCGGAGACCGGTACGCCACTGGCGAACGGAGACTCGGCAAAAGTGGGGACTCAGCCTGATATGGAACGTGCTGTCGCCCGTATTTTAGCGCTAAAAGACGGTGGCACGCCTGCCGCGCCAGCCCCAACGGCGGTTGCAGGCGCGGATCACACCATGGTTTCACCGACCACGGGCGTGAGCACCTACCCGCTGGACGGTAGCAAGAGCCTGAATGCCAAATCGTATAACTGGAGCGTGACGAAAGGGGCGGAAACCTTTTCCCTGGAGGCGACACTCAACGGCACGCTGGTGAAAAGCGTGGACAGCGCACATGCCTATGCCGTCATTCCTGCCAACAGCGAGGGGGAAGCAACCTTTACGCTGACGACGACCGGCGCGGATGGGCGAACTGCGACGGACAGTATGACCATTAACGTCAGTAAGCCAGCGGTGCCTGCAACGGATGACACTCCGGCTAAGGATGACACGCCGACGACGGATGATACCCCGGCGACGGATGACACTCCGGTAAATCCAGCGGCGCCCGCCTATAAAGCTAAAATTGCCTATCCAATCCAGTGCACCAAAGTGTCTTACAACGGTAAAGTTTGGTTCAACCAGTGGTATGTCAACCCGGGACAGGAAACGCCGGGCACCGGTGGCCAGTGGGGCGCATGGCGCGAACAGGGTGCTGCCAATAACAGCTGTAAATAA
- the ureG gene encoding urease accessory protein UreG, producing MADYKHPLRVGVGGPVGSGKTALLEALCKAMRDTYHLAVVTNDIYTKEDQRILTEAGALEPERIVGVETGGCPHTAIREDASMNLAAVEALSEKFGNLDLIFVESGGDNLSATFSPELADLTIYVIDVAEGEKIPRKGGPGITKSDFLVINKTDLAPYVGASLEVMERDTNRMRGERPWTFTNLKAGDGLATIIAFLEEKGMLRI from the coding sequence ATGGCTGATTACAAACATCCCCTGCGCGTGGGCGTGGGTGGCCCGGTAGGGTCGGGCAAAACCGCGCTGCTGGAAGCGCTCTGCAAGGCGATGCGCGACACCTACCATCTTGCGGTGGTGACCAACGATATCTACACCAAAGAAGATCAGCGCATCCTGACCGAGGCGGGTGCGCTGGAGCCGGAGCGCATCGTGGGCGTGGAGACGGGCGGCTGCCCGCATACCGCTATCCGGGAAGATGCTTCGATGAATCTGGCGGCGGTGGAAGCGTTAAGCGAGAAGTTCGGCAATCTGGATCTGATCTTCGTGGAAAGCGGCGGCGACAACCTGAGCGCGACTTTCAGCCCGGAGCTGGCGGACCTGACCATCTACGTGATCGACGTGGCCGAAGGGGAAAAAATCCCACGCAAGGGCGGACCGGGGATCACCAAATCCGACTTTCTGGTGATCAACAAAACCGATCTCGCGCCGTACGTGGGTGCGTCGCTGGAAGTGATGGAGCGCGATACCAACCGCATGCGCGGCGAACGTCCGTGGACGTTTACCAACCTGAAGGCGGGTGACGGTCTGGCAACGATTATTGCGTTTCTGGAAGAGAAAGGGATGCTGCGGATCTGA
- a CDS encoding urease accessory protein UreF, translated as MEHARQRLRLMQLSSSSLPVGSFTWSQGLEWAVEAGWITDADAFKRWQIQQMEQSFFCVDLPLFIRLFRACEQQDLATAKRWTAYLLACRETRELREEERNRGAAFTRLITSWEPDCPPEWLPLFMQSQLSGMAWLGVRWGISARELALSLGYSWIESAVMAGVKLVPFGQQAAQQLIIDLSDHYAAGFEQAFLRGDDALGAATPLSAIASARHETQYSRLFRS; from the coding sequence ATGGAGCACGCCCGCCAGCGGCTGCGCCTGATGCAGCTCTCCAGCAGCAGCCTGCCGGTCGGGTCGTTTACCTGGTCGCAGGGGCTGGAGTGGGCCGTGGAAGCGGGCTGGATCACGGACGCCGACGCCTTCAAGCGCTGGCAGATCCAGCAGATGGAGCAGAGCTTTTTCTGCGTGGATCTGCCGCTGTTTATCCGGCTGTTCCGGGCCTGCGAGCAGCAGGATCTGGCGACGGCCAAACGCTGGACGGCGTACCTGCTCGCCTGCCGGGAAACGCGCGAGCTGCGCGAAGAGGAGCGCAACCGCGGGGCGGCCTTTACGCGACTGATTACGAGCTGGGAGCCTGACTGTCCGCCCGAATGGCTACCGCTGTTTATGCAAAGCCAGCTTAGCGGCATGGCGTGGCTCGGCGTGCGCTGGGGCATTAGCGCGCGCGAGCTGGCGCTGAGCCTCGGCTACAGCTGGATTGAGAGCGCGGTGATGGCGGGCGTCAAGCTGGTGCCGTTTGGGCAGCAGGCGGCACAACAGCTGATTATCGACCTGAGTGACCACTACGCCGCTGGTTTTGAACAGGCATTTTTACGTGGCGACGACGCGCTGGGGGCAGCGACGCCGCTCTCTGCCATCGCCTCCGCGCGCCACGAAACCCAATATTCACGATTATTCCGTTCCTGA
- the rpsU gene encoding 30S ribosomal protein S21, with amino-acid sequence MPVIKVRENEPFDVALRRFKRSCEKAGVLAEVRRREFYEKPTTERKRAKASAVKRHAKKLARENARRTRLY; translated from the coding sequence ATGCCGGTAATTAAAGTACGTGAAAACGAGCCGTTCGACGTAGCACTGCGTCGCTTCAAACGTTCATGCGAGAAAGCAGGTGTTCTGGCTGAAGTTCGTCGTCGTGAGTTTTATGAAAAACCAACGACCGAACGTAAGCGCGCTAAAGCTTCCGCTGTGAAACGTCACGCGAAGAAACTGGCTCGCGAAAACGCACGCCGTACTCGTCTGTACTAA
- the rpoD gene encoding RNA polymerase sigma factor RpoD — translation MEQNPQSQLKLLVQRGKEQGYLTYAEVNDHLPEDIVDSDQIEDIIQMINDMGIQVMEEAPDADDLLLAETSNNTDEDAEEAAAQVLSSVESEIGRTTDPVRMYMREMGTVELLTREGEIDIAKRIEDGINQVQCSVAEYPEAITYLLEQYDRVEAEEARLSDLITGFVDPNAEEDMAPTATHVGSELSQEEMDDDEDEDEEEDDDSSDDDNSIDPELAREKFAELRTQYEVTRDTIKAKGRSHAAAQEEILKLSEVFKQFRLVPKQFDYLVNSMRVMMDRVRTQERIIMKLCVEQCKMPKKNFITLFTGNETSETWFNAAIAMNKPWSEKLHDVKEDVQRGLQKLHQIEEETGLTIEQVKDINRRMSIGEAKARRAKKEMVEANLRLVISIAKKYTNRGLQFLDLIQEGNIGLMKAVDKFEYRRGYKFSTYATWWIRQAITRSIADQARTIRIPVHMIETINKLNRISRQMLQEMGREPTPEELAERMLMPEDKIRKVLKIAKEPISMETPIGDDEDSHLGDFIEDTTLELPLDSATTESLRAATHDVLAGLTAREAKVLRMRFGIDMNTDHTLEEVGKQFDVTRERIRQIEAKALRKLRHPSRSEVLRSFLDD, via the coding sequence ATGGAGCAAAACCCGCAGTCACAGCTGAAACTTCTTGTCCAACGCGGTAAGGAGCAAGGCTATCTGACCTATGCCGAGGTCAATGACCATCTGCCGGAAGATATCGTCGATTCAGATCAGATCGAAGACATCATCCAAATGATCAATGACATGGGCATTCAGGTGATGGAAGAAGCACCGGATGCCGATGATCTGTTGCTGGCTGAAACCTCCAACAACACTGACGAAGATGCGGAAGAAGCTGCTGCACAGGTACTGTCCAGCGTGGAATCTGAAATCGGGCGTACGACTGACCCGGTCCGCATGTACATGCGCGAAATGGGTACCGTTGAACTGTTGACCCGCGAAGGCGAAATTGACATCGCAAAACGCATCGAAGACGGGATCAACCAGGTTCAGTGCTCTGTTGCCGAATACCCGGAAGCGATTACCTATCTGCTGGAGCAGTACGATCGCGTTGAAGCGGAAGAAGCGCGTCTGTCCGATCTGATCACCGGCTTTGTCGACCCGAACGCTGAAGAAGACATGGCGCCAACCGCCACTCACGTCGGTTCTGAGCTGTCTCAGGAAGAGATGGATGATGACGAAGACGAAGATGAAGAAGAAGACGACGACAGCAGCGACGACGACAACAGCATCGACCCTGAACTGGCGCGTGAGAAGTTTGCCGAGCTGCGTACCCAGTACGAAGTAACGCGTGACACCATCAAAGCGAAAGGCCGCAGCCATGCCGCCGCTCAGGAAGAGATCCTGAAGCTGTCTGAAGTGTTCAAACAGTTCCGCCTGGTGCCAAAACAGTTCGATTACCTGGTGAACAGCATGCGCGTGATGATGGATCGCGTACGTACCCAGGAACGTATCATCATGAAGCTGTGCGTTGAACAGTGCAAAATGCCGAAGAAGAACTTCATCACCCTCTTCACCGGCAATGAAACCAGCGAAACCTGGTTCAACGCCGCTATCGCGATGAACAAGCCGTGGTCTGAAAAGCTGCACGACGTGAAAGAAGATGTGCAGCGCGGCCTGCAAAAACTGCATCAGATTGAAGAAGAGACCGGCCTGACCATTGAGCAGGTGAAAGACATCAACCGTCGTATGTCCATCGGTGAAGCGAAAGCCCGCCGTGCGAAGAAAGAGATGGTTGAAGCGAACTTACGTCTGGTTATCTCTATCGCCAAAAAATACACCAACCGTGGCCTGCAATTCCTGGATCTGATTCAGGAAGGCAACATCGGTCTGATGAAAGCGGTAGATAAGTTTGAATACCGTCGTGGTTACAAGTTCTCCACCTATGCTACCTGGTGGATCCGTCAGGCGATCACCCGCTCTATCGCAGACCAGGCGCGCACCATCCGTATTCCGGTGCATATGATTGAGACCATCAACAAACTCAACCGTATCTCTCGCCAGATGTTGCAGGAGATGGGTCGCGAGCCGACGCCGGAAGAGCTGGCTGAACGCATGCTGATGCCGGAAGACAAGATCCGTAAGGTGCTGAAAATCGCTAAAGAGCCAATCTCCATGGAAACACCAATCGGTGATGATGAAGATTCGCATCTGGGTGATTTCATCGAGGATACCACCCTCGAACTGCCGCTGGACTCTGCCACCACCGAGAGCCTGCGTGCCGCTACGCACGACGTTCTGGCTGGCCTGACCGCCCGTGAAGCCAAAGTACTGCGTATGCGTTTCGGTATCGACATGAACACCGACCATACGCTGGAAGAAGTGGGTAAACAGTTCGATGTTACCCGCGAACGTATCCGTCAGATCGAAGCGAAGGCGCTGCGTAAACTGCGCCATCCGAGCCGTTCTGAAGTGCTGCGTAGCTTCCTGGACGATTAA
- a CDS encoding HupE/UreJ family protein, with amino-acid sequence MRKYLPLLLLAFSVPALAHPGHGTDSFQAGFLHPLTGLDHLLMLTGAGVLSALSGRKLLLPLATLGMMLAGAIAGSLLGGFSGMEMLIIASLAVCGVMMFKTENRLLLAVPALAMFHGWAHGVEMSGHSFWLFTSGFMLASATVLCASFAAGRLLRRHDGLRKTFGGGLIASALLALIA; translated from the coding sequence ATGCGTAAGTATTTGCCCTTGTTACTGCTGGCTTTTTCCGTTCCGGCGCTTGCCCATCCGGGACACGGTACCGACAGCTTTCAGGCCGGGTTTCTCCACCCGCTGACCGGGCTTGATCACCTGCTGATGCTGACGGGCGCGGGCGTGCTCTCGGCGCTGAGCGGCCGCAAGCTGCTGCTGCCGTTAGCAACGCTCGGGATGATGCTTGCTGGCGCCATTGCGGGCAGCCTGCTCGGCGGCTTTAGCGGCATGGAGATGCTGATTATCGCCTCGCTGGCGGTCTGCGGCGTGATGATGTTTAAAACTGAAAACCGCCTGCTGCTGGCGGTGCCTGCCCTGGCGATGTTCCACGGCTGGGCGCACGGGGTGGAGATGTCCGGCCACAGCTTCTGGCTGTTCACCAGTGGGTTTATGCTCGCCAGCGCCACGGTGCTGTGCGCCAGCTTTGCCGCAGGGCGGCTGCTGCGCCGTCACGACGGCCTGCGTAAAACCTTCGGCGGCGGGCTGATTGCCTCCGCTCTGCTGGCGCTGATCGCCTGA
- the dnaG gene encoding DNA primase codes for MAGRIPRVFINDLLARTDIVDLIDARVKLKKQGKNYHACCPFHNEKTPSFTVNGEKQFYHCFGCGAHGNAVDFLMNYDKLEFVETVEELAAMHNLEVPYEAGSGPSQIERHQRQTLYQLMDGLNSFYQQSLKHSAAEPARQYLNKRGLSDDVIARFAIGYAPPGWDNVLKRFGGNSEDRKSLIDAGMLVTNDQGRSYDRFRERVMFPIRDKRGRVIGFGGRVLGDALPKYLNSPETDIFHKGRQLYGLYEAQQDNAEPPRLLVVEGYMDVVALAQYDINYAVASLGTSTTADHIQLLFRVTNNVICCYDGDRAGRDAAWRALETALPYMTDGRQLRFMFLPDGEDPDTLVRKEGKAAFEARMEQAQPLSTFLFNSLMPQVDLSTPDGRAQLSTLALPLISQVPGETLRIYLRQELGNKLGILDDSQLERLMPKHAENGTVRPAPQLKRTTMRILIGLLVQNPELAPQVPSLAGLNHEKLPGLGLFSELVNTCLSQPGLTTGQLLEHYRGTKEAATLEKLSMWDDIADKDIAEKTFTDSLNHMFDSMLELRQEELIARERTHGLSSEERRELWMINQELAKK; via the coding sequence ATGGCCGGAAGAATCCCACGCGTTTTCATCAATGACCTGCTTGCCAGAACCGACATCGTCGATCTCATCGACGCGCGGGTGAAGCTAAAAAAGCAGGGCAAGAACTACCATGCGTGCTGTCCGTTCCATAACGAAAAAACCCCCTCTTTCACCGTAAACGGTGAAAAACAGTTCTACCATTGCTTCGGCTGTGGCGCACACGGTAATGCCGTCGATTTTTTGATGAACTACGACAAGCTCGAGTTCGTTGAAACCGTCGAAGAGCTGGCGGCGATGCATAACCTTGAAGTGCCGTATGAAGCGGGCAGTGGGCCAAGTCAGATCGAGCGCCATCAGCGGCAAACGCTGTATCAACTGATGGATGGCCTGAATTCGTTTTACCAACAGTCTCTTAAGCACTCTGCGGCTGAGCCTGCGCGTCAGTATCTGAACAAGCGCGGACTGAGCGACGATGTGATTGCGCGTTTCGCTATTGGTTACGCCCCGCCCGGCTGGGACAACGTATTAAAGCGTTTTGGCGGCAATAGCGAAGATCGTAAATCCCTCATCGACGCAGGCATGCTGGTCACCAACGACCAGGGACGAAGCTACGACCGCTTCCGTGAACGGGTGATGTTCCCGATCCGCGACAAGCGTGGCCGGGTAATAGGTTTTGGTGGTCGCGTGCTGGGTGATGCCCTGCCGAAATACCTTAACTCCCCGGAAACCGATATTTTCCATAAGGGCCGCCAGCTTTACGGTCTTTATGAGGCACAGCAGGATAATGCGGAACCTCCGCGTCTTCTGGTCGTCGAAGGCTATATGGACGTTGTTGCGCTGGCGCAGTACGACATTAACTATGCCGTTGCGTCGCTGGGAACGTCCACCACGGCGGATCATATCCAGCTGCTGTTCCGCGTGACGAACAACGTGATTTGCTGTTACGACGGTGACCGCGCAGGACGCGATGCCGCCTGGCGCGCGCTGGAAACCGCGCTGCCGTATATGACCGACGGGCGTCAGCTACGCTTTATGTTCCTGCCCGACGGTGAAGACCCGGATACGCTGGTGCGTAAAGAGGGTAAAGCGGCATTTGAAGCGCGGATGGAGCAGGCTCAGCCGCTCTCCACGTTTTTGTTTAACAGCCTGATGCCGCAGGTTGATTTGAGTACCCCTGACGGGCGCGCGCAGCTCAGCACGCTGGCGCTGCCGTTAATCAGCCAGGTGCCCGGTGAAACGCTGCGCATCTATCTGCGTCAGGAATTAGGCAACAAGCTCGGCATTCTGGATGACAGTCAGCTTGAACGTTTAATGCCTAAACACGCTGAAAACGGCACGGTACGCCCCGCGCCTCAGCTAAAACGCACAACCATGCGTATACTGATAGGGTTGCTGGTGCAAAACCCCGAACTTGCTCCGCAAGTGCCGTCGCTGGCGGGTTTGAACCACGAAAAATTGCCCGGGCTTGGCTTATTTTCAGAATTGGTCAACACTTGTTTGTCTCAGCCAGGTCTGACCACCGGACAACTTTTAGAGCATTATCGCGGCACAAAAGAGGCCGCTACCCTTGAAAAACTGTCGATGTGGGACGATATAGCAGATAAGGATATTGCAGAAAAAACGTTCACCGACTCACTCAACCATATGTTTGATTCGATGCTTGAGTTGCGCCAGGAAGAGTTGATAGCTCGCGAGCGCACACATGGCCTGAGCAGCGAAGAACGCCGGGAGCTCTGGATGATTAACCAGGAACTGGCGAAGAAATAA
- the ureE gene encoding urease accessory protein UreE, which yields MICLTQRLDHAHPITASVTLPIDVRVKSRARVALNDGREAGLMLPRGLLLRGGDLLTTDDGSEVIEVIAAPESVSVVRCADPFLLARACYHLGNRHVPLQIMPGELRYHHDHVLDDMLRQFGLEVAFASLPFEPEAGAYTSDAHSHSHSHAHSH from the coding sequence ATGATCTGTTTAACCCAACGCCTTGACCACGCGCACCCGATTACCGCCAGCGTCACGCTGCCGATTGACGTGCGGGTGAAAAGCCGCGCCCGCGTGGCGCTGAACGACGGTCGCGAAGCCGGGCTGATGCTGCCGCGCGGTTTGCTGCTGCGCGGCGGGGATCTGCTGACTACCGACGACGGCAGCGAAGTGATCGAAGTGATCGCCGCCCCGGAGTCGGTTTCCGTGGTGCGCTGCGCCGACCCGTTCCTGCTCGCCCGCGCCTGTTATCACCTGGGTAACCGTCACGTGCCGCTGCAAATCATGCCCGGCGAACTGCGCTACCACCACGACCACGTCCTCGACGACATGCTGCGTCAGTTCGGGCTGGAGGTGGCCTTCGCCAGCCTGCCGTTTGAACCGGAAGCGGGCGCTTACACCAGCGATGCCCACAGCCATAGCCACTCTCACGCTCATTCACATTAA
- a CDS encoding LuxR C-terminal-related transcriptional regulator, with protein MDIKIVIAEESSLIRRGLSSMMPALSLPASGMNQRCVLTGEAASSAELLSLLGQHHPDIVILGYSLTTSLSRPPLAGMDGLKLLRWLNQTYPAINVILISPYANAMLIRQALKEGVKSYLSRDINEKTLNQAIATVLKGEIYIESQLVNMLFRHEMTDIEKLSPREIDVLRLICKGLHLKDIAQHMHLSIKTVSAHKIRAMEKLDVQNDCQLYSLIIKNQMFDIRM; from the coding sequence ATGGACATTAAAATCGTTATCGCTGAAGAATCCTCGTTGATTCGTCGCGGCTTATCCTCAATGATGCCAGCGCTCTCGTTACCCGCCTCCGGCATGAATCAGAGGTGTGTGCTAACCGGAGAGGCTGCCTCTTCCGCTGAACTTCTTTCGCTTCTGGGCCAGCATCACCCCGATATCGTTATCCTGGGCTATTCACTGACAACCAGCCTGAGCCGTCCTCCGCTTGCGGGTATGGACGGTCTGAAGCTATTGAGATGGCTCAATCAGACCTATCCTGCGATCAACGTTATCCTGATCTCCCCCTATGCCAACGCCATGCTTATTCGTCAGGCGCTAAAGGAAGGCGTGAAATCGTATTTGTCGCGTGATATCAACGAGAAAACCTTAAACCAGGCGATTGCAACGGTCCTGAAAGGGGAGATCTATATCGAAAGCCAGCTGGTTAATATGCTTTTTCGTCATGAGATGACAGATATAGAAAAACTTTCGCCACGGGAAATTGATGTGCTGCGTCTGATTTGTAAGGGATTACATTTGAAGGATATTGCACAGCATATGCACCTGAGCATCAAAACGGTCAGTGCGCATAAGATCCGGGCGATGGAAAAGCTGGATGTGCAAAACGACTGCCAGCTTTACTCGTTGATCATCAAGAACCAGATGTTCGACATCAGGATGTAA